A region of Polyodon spathula isolate WHYD16114869_AA chromosome 4, ASM1765450v1, whole genome shotgun sequence DNA encodes the following proteins:
- the LOC121314434 gene encoding uncharacterized protein LOC121314434 isoform X3 yields MARMPGSGDSYADTERTKNDQNSYLVRSDDEDEEIQQIQITGDEEDEEDDIGLEWEAENEDPENCCIMETETVLMRNTDQGSELDSFHISGLDSHLGSDLQRSDRSRLSENTRLATRYAVRIFREYLSEKSQSLDFENMDKEALCKVLRSFYDEARSKSGQLYSKSSLISIRSSLNRYLNEPPYCRTLDLTKDPELRSANLTLAAVIRKLEEQGAGPVVQKQAITRADLRKLYTSSVFNTSTPFGLLNKVWFETCMYFCTRGRENQRELEEDSFGLAVDEDGRKFVYFKALGPYHKSRSASWSKKRTDSDEDNLPRMYETRTEFCPYASFVKYISKRNSLCKAFFQRPRDHCSESDVTWYENKAIGKNLLGTRMQMLSRAAKLSKTYTNHCIGAVSIATLNSIAGIGTKLTSYEIAPETAIGTQYNFQLVDPFVQQVEVGKVEIKPSAASKRTLFEPGYPAEVTGRSSPKRLRMRRAEQHVDTPAVISQRADPQPAPAVPPESNGQTGTPSPTIVLPAVLQGTEINRANMSRPMITRSPASPLNNQGIPTSAQLTKSNAPVHIDVGGHMYTSSLATLTKYPESRIGRLFDGTEPIVLDSLKQHYFIDRDGHMFRYILNFLRTSKLLIPDDFKDYSLLYEEARYFQLQPMLAELERWKQDRELGRFSRPCECLVVRVAPDLGERITLSGDKSLIEEVFPEIGDVMCNSVNSGWNHDSTHVIRFPLNGYCHLNSVQVLERLQQRGFEIVGSCGGGVDSSQFSEYVLRREIRRAQRGPSIIRIKQEPLD; encoded by the exons ATGGCGAGAATGCCTGGCAGCGGAGATAGCTATGCAGATACAGAGAGGACAAAAAATGACCAAAATAGTTACCTGGTGAGGAGCGACGATGAGGATGAAGAGATCCAGCAAATCCAGATAACTGGGGacgaggaggatgaagaggatgATATCGGGCTGGAATGGGAGGCAGAGAATGAGGACCCTGAGAACTGTTGTATTATGGAAACGGAAACGGTCCTTATGCGGAATACGGACCAGGGGAGTGAGTTGGACTCGTTTCACATCTCTGGACTGGACTCGCACCTGGGATCGGATCTGCAGCGTTCAGACCGATCCAGGCTCAGCGAAAACACTCGTTTAGCCACCAGGTATGCGGTTAGGATCTTCCGCGAATACCTGAGTGAGAAATCACAAAGTCTGGACTTCGAGAATATGGACAAGGAAGCGCTGTGCAAGGTGCTGAGGTCTTTCTATGATGAGGCACGCTCAAAAAGTGGGCAGCTGTATAGCAAGTCTTCTCTGATCAGTATTAGGAGCTCCTTGAACAGGTACCTCAACGAGCCGCCTTACTGTCGCACTTTGGATCTGACTAAAGACCCCGAGCTCAGGAGTGCTAACCTGACACTGGCAGCTGTAATCCGAAAGCTGGAAGAGCAAGGCGCAGGTCCTGTTGTGCAGAAGCAAGCAATCACTCGAGCTGACTTAAGAAAACTGTACACCTCCAGTGTGTTTAACACAAGCACGCCTTTCGGCTTGCTCAATAAAGTGTGGTTTGAAACATGCATGTATTTCTGCACCAGAGGcagagagaatcagagagagttaGAAGAGGACTCTTTCGGCTTGGCAGTAGATGAGGATGGGAGAAAGTTTGTGTACTTTAAAGCACTCGGCCCCTACCATAAGTCCAGATCAGCGTCTTGGAGTAAAAAGAGAACAGACTCTGATGAGGATAACTTACCTCGCATGTACGAAACTAGAACGGAGTTCTGCCCTTACGCCAGTTTTGTGAAATACATTTCCAAGCGGAACTCCCTTTGCAAGGCTTTCTTTCAGAGGCCGAGGGATCATTGCAGTGAGAGCGACGTGACTTGGTATGAAAACAAAGCGATTGGCAAAAATCTGCTGGGGACCAGGATGCAAATGTTATCCAGGGCTGCCAAGCTGTCAAAGACGTATACCAACCACTGCATCGGCGCTGTGTCTATCGCAACTCTAAATAGCATAGCTGGCATTGGGACGAAGTTAACGTCTTATGAAATTGCTCCGGAGACTGCCATTGGGACCCAATATAATTTCCAACTAGTTGACCCGTTTGTGCAGCAGGTTGAAGTTGGCAAGGTAGAAATTAAACCATCCGCAGCTTCCAAGCGGACACTGTTTGAGCCCGGCTACCCCGCTGAAGTGACTGGCCGGTCCTCTCCCAAAAGGCTACGTATGCGCCGTGCTGAGCAGCACGTGGACACGCCTGCTGTGATTTCACAGAGAGCTGACCCACAACCAGCTCCTGCTGTTCCTCCGGAGTCCAATGGACAGACGGGGACACCGTCGCCAACCATTGTACTACCT GCAGTCTTACAAGGTACAGA gataaacAGAGCCAATATGTCTAGACCCATGATAACCAGGTCTCCTGCATCTCCTTTGAACAACCAGGGTATTCCAACATCTGCACagctcaccaagtccaatgcacCAGTACATATTGACGTGGGCGGCCACATGTACACCAGCAGCCTGGCGACACTCACAAAGTACCCAGAGTCCAG AATTGGCCGGCTGTTTGATGGCACTGAGCCAATTGTCCTGGACAGCCTCAAACAACACTACTTCATTGACAGAGATGGACACATGttcagatacattttaaatttccTCAGGACCTCCAAACTTCTTATTCCTGATGATTTTAAA GACTACAGCCTCCTGTATGAAGAGGCGCGGTACTTCCAGCTGCAACCCATGTTGGCAGAGCTGGAGCGCTGGAAGCAGGATCGGGAGCTGGGTCGTTTCTCCCGCCCCTGCGAGTGCCTGGTAGTGCGGGTGGCGCCAGACCTGGGCGAGAGAATCACTCTGAGCGGAGACAAGTCCCTCATTGAGGAGGTCTTCCCAGAGATCGGTGATGTCATGTGCAACTCTGTCAACTCTGGCTGGAACCACGACTCCACACATGTCATACGCTTCCCGCTCAATGGCTACTGCCACCTTAACTCTGTGCAG